In Elusimicrobiaceae bacterium, one genomic interval encodes:
- the rpmJ gene encoding 50S ribosomal protein L36 codes for MKVRASVKKICQKCKVIRRNGVIRVICSVKKHKQRQG; via the coding sequence ATGAAAGTTAGAGCCAGCGTGAAGAAAATCTGTCAGAAGTGCAAAGTGATACGGCGCAACGGTGTCATTCGCGTGATTTGCAGCGTGAAGAAGCACAAGCAGCGCCAAGGCTAA
- the rpsM gene encoding 30S ribosomal protein S13, whose translation MARIAGVDLPKNKRIDVALCYVYGVGQTRSKEIFARLGNEISPETRVKDLTEHQVMLLNNTLQKEYKVEGELRREITQNIQRYIEIGCYRGLRHRRGLPLRGQRTRTNGRTRRGKRKTVGSK comes from the coding sequence ATGGCCAGAATTGCCGGAGTGGATTTACCGAAGAACAAAAGGATTGATGTCGCGCTCTGCTACGTCTATGGCGTGGGGCAGACGCGCTCAAAGGAAATCTTCGCCAGGCTTGGTAACGAGATCAGCCCGGAAACCCGGGTGAAGGATCTTACCGAGCATCAGGTGATGCTTCTGAACAATACCCTGCAGAAAGAATACAAGGTCGAGGGCGAACTGCGGCGTGAAATAACGCAGAATATCCAGCGTTATATTGAGATCGGCTGCTACCGCGGCCTGCGTCATCGCAGAGGCCTGCCTCTGCGCGGACAGCGCACCCGCACCAACGGCCGCACAAGACGCGGCAAGAGAAAAACCGTAGGTTCAAAGTAA
- the rpsK gene encoding 30S ribosomal protein S11 translates to MAEKKITTNNAAASTPAAGKKKQRRTVSFAVIHIKCTFNNTIITVTDDKGNALGWSTSGSNGFRGTKKGTPFAAQITCSRALDKVKDAGIKDATILVTGPGPGRETAIRAVQATGIHVVSIKDVTPIPHNGCRPPKARRV, encoded by the coding sequence ATGGCAGAAAAGAAAATCACCACCAATAACGCTGCGGCCTCGACACCCGCGGCAGGCAAGAAAAAACAGCGCAGAACTGTTTCCTTTGCGGTTATCCATATCAAATGCACGTTTAACAACACCATAATAACCGTTACCGACGACAAGGGCAACGCCCTTGGCTGGTCAACCTCCGGCTCCAACGGGTTCCGGGGCACGAAGAAGGGCACTCCGTTCGCGGCGCAGATAACCTGCTCGCGCGCGCTCGACAAGGTGAAAGATGCGGGTATCAAGGACGCGACCATTCTGGTCACCGGACCCGGACCCGGACGTGAAACCGCCATCAGAGCCGTACAGGCTACGGGGATACATGTAGTCAGCATAAAAGATGTAACCCCCATTCCGCACAACGGATGCAGACCCCCTAAAGCCAGAAGGGTGTAA
- the rpsD gene encoding 30S ribosomal protein S4: MARYTEARCKKCRKLDTKLFLKGTKCFTGCVMEKRAAKQGRFQSFRSKKSEYAVRLMEKQRAKFAAGMTERPFSNLFVKATHMPGRSGEMFLRLLETRLDNVVRRLGFAVSLQAARQLVSHGHVKVNDRRVDVASFHVKPGDRVTLDSAVAGTTAVKQGLEETDKRALRPSFLEYDGAKFSGKLLRWPDRGEMSYSVNEQLIVEFYSK; this comes from the coding sequence ATGGCCAGATATACTGAAGCAAGATGCAAAAAGTGCCGGAAACTGGACACAAAACTGTTTCTTAAAGGCACCAAATGTTTTACCGGCTGCGTGATGGAAAAACGCGCGGCCAAACAGGGCCGGTTCCAGAGTTTCCGGAGCAAGAAATCGGAATACGCGGTTCGGCTTATGGAGAAACAGCGCGCGAAATTTGCAGCCGGGATGACCGAGCGGCCGTTCAGCAATTTGTTTGTGAAAGCGACGCATATGCCCGGCAGATCAGGCGAGATGTTCCTGCGGCTGCTGGAGACGCGGCTGGACAACGTTGTCCGGCGGCTGGGGTTTGCGGTGTCTTTGCAGGCTGCGCGGCAGCTGGTGAGCCATGGTCATGTGAAAGTGAACGACCGCCGCGTTGACGTGGCGTCATTCCATGTAAAGCCGGGCGATCGGGTCACGCTTGATTCGGCTGTTGCCGGGACTACCGCCGTCAAGCAGGGGCTTGAAGAAACGGACAAGCGCGCTTTGCGGCCCAGCTTTCTGGAATACGACGGGGCGAAATTCTCCGGGAAACTGCTCAGATGGCCGGATCGCGGCGAGATGTCATATTCGGTTAACGAGCAGCTGATTGTCGAGTTCTATTCAAAATAA
- a CDS encoding DNA-directed RNA polymerase subunit alpha, which produces MFVEELVLPAKVTADDKTVSEFYGKFIAEPYESGYGHTVGNSLRRILLSSLDGAAVTAVRLEGAVHEYSTLSGVREDVINILLNLKRLRVKMHSNGREYIYLNAAKDGAVTAADITGNDNVEVLNRDLVLAHLEPGAKLSAELEISMGRGYVSADEIAKVQRPAGFIPMDALFSPVTKVHYDVQPARVGQKTDYDRLVIEVHTDGTINPKDALQKAASLLKKSLHIFTPEGELADEPAGGTGAAEPVKLDSSIADKLNQPVDIIELSSRSANCLKAAQIHIVRDLVTKTDEELKAIKNFGNKSLDEIKEKLTEMGLSLGMDV; this is translated from the coding sequence ATGTTTGTTGAAGAATTGGTACTTCCCGCGAAAGTCACCGCGGACGATAAAACAGTCAGCGAGTTTTACGGCAAATTCATCGCCGAGCCCTACGAAAGCGGGTACGGCCACACGGTGGGCAATTCATTGCGCCGGATATTGCTGTCGAGCCTTGACGGCGCGGCGGTAACCGCGGTTCGCCTTGAAGGCGCGGTGCATGAGTACAGCACTCTGTCCGGCGTGCGCGAGGATGTGATAAATATCCTGCTCAACCTCAAACGCCTGCGGGTGAAAATGCACAGCAACGGCCGGGAATATATTTACCTCAACGCCGCCAAAGACGGCGCGGTGACGGCGGCGGATATAACCGGCAACGACAATGTTGAAGTGCTGAACAGGGACCTTGTGCTGGCGCATCTGGAGCCGGGCGCGAAGCTGTCGGCCGAGCTGGAGATTTCGATGGGCCGGGGTTATGTGTCGGCCGACGAGATCGCGAAAGTGCAGCGGCCGGCGGGTTTTATCCCGATGGACGCGCTGTTTTCGCCCGTGACAAAGGTGCATTACGACGTGCAGCCCGCCCGCGTAGGCCAGAAGACCGACTATGACAGGCTTGTCATCGAGGTTCATACGGACGGCACGATCAACCCCAAGGACGCGCTGCAGAAAGCGGCATCCCTGCTGAAAAAATCGCTGCACATCTTCACGCCGGAAGGCGAGCTCGCGGATGAACCCGCGGGCGGAACCGGCGCCGCCGAACCGGTTAAGCTTGACAGCAGCATTGCCGACAAGCTTAACCAGCCGGTTGACATCATAGAACTTTCGAGCCGCTCCGCCAACTGTCTTAAGGCCGCGCAGATCCACATAGTGCGTGATCTGGTGACCAAGACCGACGAGGAGCTGAAAGCGATCAAGAATTTCGGGAACAAGTCCCTTGACGAAATCAAGGAAAAGCTCACCGAGATGGGACTTTCGCTCGGCATGGACGTTTGA
- the rplQ gene encoding 50S ribosomal protein L17, producing the protein MIKNLGHRKLSKTGSHRRSMFANMTTSLLLNEEIKTTVIKAKELRRVVEHVITQARDGKKVAVMRTVRNRVAYKKLFEVIAPRYSTRPGGYTRILRIGRRAGDNTEMSLIRLVD; encoded by the coding sequence ATGATCAAAAACCTAGGACATCGCAAACTTTCAAAGACAGGCTCCCACAGACGGAGCATGTTCGCGAACATGACAACCAGTCTCCTTTTAAACGAGGAGATCAAGACAACCGTTATCAAGGCGAAAGAGCTGCGCCGCGTGGTGGAACATGTCATCACGCAGGCTCGGGACGGCAAGAAGGTAGCCGTCATGCGTACGGTAAGAAACAGGGTTGCCTACAAGAAACTGTTTGAAGTAATCGCTCCCCGGTACTCCACTCGGCCGGGCGGCTATACCCGGATACTTCGCATAGGCCGCAGGGCCGGCGATAACACCGAGATGTCGCTCATCCGGCTGGTGGATTAG
- a CDS encoding rod shape-determining protein, whose amino-acid sequence MLDYLFSLFSSDMGMDLGTANSLIYVSGKGIVLREPSVVAIDRETRQVRAVGSEAKQMLGRTPANIIAVRPLRNGVIADFEVTQEMIKYFIRKVHNRRNLLHPRIVIGIPSGITEVERRAVQEAAEQAGAREVCLIEEPMAAAIGADLPISEPHASMIVDIGGGTTEVAIISLGGMVVTKSIDVAGDEMDDCIIQYFRRKYNLIIGETTAEDVKIKIGSVFPLKEEKTLEVKGRDQSQGLPKTLVVTSEEIRQALMEPIRLIVDVIKNALEETPAELAADLVDRGLVIAGGGSLIRGITDLIRQETDLPVHRAADPLSCVAIGTGKYLEELDNIRNRRPDFATWYRGRAR is encoded by the coding sequence ATGCTGGATTATCTGTTTAGCCTGTTCTCCAGCGACATGGGGATGGATCTGGGCACGGCCAACTCGCTTATTTACGTAAGCGGAAAAGGCATAGTGTTGCGGGAACCCTCCGTGGTCGCGATAGACAGGGAAACAAGACAAGTTCGTGCCGTCGGGAGTGAGGCCAAGCAGATGCTTGGCCGCACTCCCGCCAACATCATTGCGGTCAGGCCGTTGCGCAACGGCGTGATAGCGGATTTCGAAGTGACGCAGGAAATGATCAAGTATTTCATCCGCAAAGTGCACAACCGCCGCAACCTGCTGCATCCGCGTATAGTTATCGGAATCCCTTCGGGGATTACCGAAGTGGAACGCCGCGCCGTTCAGGAAGCCGCAGAACAGGCTGGCGCGCGCGAAGTATGCCTGATAGAGGAGCCCATGGCCGCGGCCATTGGAGCTGACCTCCCGATTTCCGAGCCGCACGCCAGCATGATAGTAGACATCGGCGGCGGCACCACAGAAGTGGCCATAATATCGCTTGGCGGGATGGTGGTGACCAAGTCAATAGATGTGGCCGGCGACGAAATGGATGACTGCATTATCCAGTATTTCCGCAGGAAGTACAATCTCATCATAGGCGAAACGACGGCCGAGGATGTCAAAATAAAGATCGGCTCGGTGTTTCCGCTCAAAGAGGAGAAAACGCTTGAGGTCAAGGGCCGGGACCAGTCGCAGGGCCTGCCCAAGACGCTGGTGGTTACGAGCGAGGAAATACGCCAGGCGCTCATGGAGCCCATCCGGCTGATCGTGGATGTGATCAAGAACGCGCTGGAGGAAACTCCGGCCGAGCTGGCCGCGGATCTGGTTGACCGCGGGCTTGTGATCGCGGGCGGCGGGTCGCTTATTCGTGGGATAACCGATTTGATAAGGCAGGAGACGGATTTGCCCGTGCATCGCGCGGCTGATCCGCTCAGCTGCGTGGCTATCGGCACGGGGAAGTATCTGGAAGAGCTGGACAATATCAGAAACCGAAGACCCGATTTTGCAACATGGTACCGGGGACGCGCCAGATAA